One genomic region from Yersinia canariae encodes:
- the nqrM gene encoding (Na+)-NQR maturation NqrM, whose protein sequence is MLTVFIASFVFFLLVIAGMSLGYIVKRKTLQGSCGGIGALGMEKVCDCPEPCDSRKKRLAKEAARQKKLDQYRIV, encoded by the coding sequence ATGTTGACGGTTTTTATCGCGTCCTTCGTGTTTTTTCTGTTGGTCATCGCCGGGATGTCGTTGGGTTATATTGTAAAACGTAAAACCTTACAGGGCAGTTGCGGAGGTATTGGGGCTCTGGGGATGGAAAAAGTATGTGATTGCCCTGAGCCTTGTGATTCGCGAAAGAAACGATTGGCTAAAGAGGCCGCGCGTCAAAAAAAACTGGATCAGTATCGTATTGTGTAG
- a CDS encoding FAD:protein FMN transferase translates to MHWLMSVVGILLLTGCGPEQVNLEGKTMGTSYSIKYMSDSATLSPEKLQQEIDRELEQVNNQMSTYRPNSELSRFNKSQQVDTPFPVSFATAKVVREAIRINRLTDGALDVTVGPLVNLWGFGPEGRPNVVPTDAEIDKRREWVGIDKLAVENGTLIKRIPELYVDLSAIAKGYGVDVVAEYLEAQNINNYMVDIGGEVRTRGNNGENKPWRIAIEKPVAGSEQSAQEIIEPGRMAIATSGDYRNYFEQNGVRYSHTIDPGTGRPINHRLVSITVLDPSCMTADGLSTGLGVLGPERGMALANLLGIPVFMIVKTDEGFEEHFSESFKPYLQKQP, encoded by the coding sequence ATGCATTGGCTAATGTCTGTGGTGGGCATTTTGCTGCTTACAGGTTGTGGCCCTGAGCAAGTCAACCTTGAAGGTAAAACCATGGGGACCTCATACTCAATCAAGTATATGAGCGACTCAGCAACTCTTAGTCCGGAAAAGTTGCAGCAGGAAATAGATCGCGAGCTGGAACAGGTCAATAATCAAATGTCGACTTATCGGCCAAACTCCGAATTGAGTCGTTTCAACAAAAGTCAGCAAGTGGATACGCCATTTCCTGTTTCATTCGCGACAGCTAAAGTTGTACGGGAAGCTATTCGAATTAACCGCCTGACTGACGGTGCGCTGGATGTAACTGTCGGGCCTTTGGTTAATTTATGGGGCTTCGGCCCTGAAGGGCGCCCTAACGTGGTGCCTACCGATGCTGAAATTGATAAACGTCGGGAATGGGTTGGTATTGATAAACTTGCGGTAGAAAATGGCACTTTGATTAAACGTATTCCAGAGCTCTATGTGGATCTTTCAGCTATAGCTAAAGGATATGGAGTCGATGTTGTTGCCGAATACTTAGAAGCGCAGAATATCAATAACTATATGGTTGATATTGGCGGCGAAGTACGAACACGCGGCAACAATGGGGAGAATAAACCTTGGCGTATTGCTATCGAAAAGCCTGTTGCTGGGTCAGAACAAAGTGCGCAAGAGATTATCGAACCCGGTCGGATGGCTATTGCGACTTCTGGTGACTACCGAAATTACTTTGAACAGAATGGCGTCCGTTATTCGCATACTATTGACCCCGGCACTGGCCGACCAATAAATCATCGTTTAGTCTCAATTACTGTTTTAGACCCAAGCTGTATGACTGCTGACGGGCTCTCAACGGGGTTAGGCGTTCTCGGCCCTGAGCGGGGGATGGCATTAGCTAATTTGCTGGGTATTCCGGTATTTATGATAGTTAAAACTGATGAAGGTTTTGAGGAGCACTTTTCTGAGTCATTCAAACCGTATCTGCAAAAGCAGCCTTGA
- the nqrF gene encoding NADH:ubiquinone reductase (Na(+)-transporting) subunit F yields the protein MEIILGVVMFTLIVLALTVMILFAKSKLVNTGDITIDINEDADKSFTAPAGDKLLNMLSNHGIFVSSACGGGGSCGQCRVKIKEGGGDILPTELSHISKREAKEGCRLACQVSVKQSLKIELPEEIFGVKKWECEVISNDNKATFIKELKLKIPDGEVVPFRAGGFIQIEAEPHTVKYADFDVPEEYRGDWDKFNLFRFESVAPETTVRAYSMANYPQESGIILLNVRIATPPPSLPEAPPGIMSSYIWSLKPGDKVVISGPFGEFFAKDTDAEMIFIGGGAGMAPMRSHIFDQLKRLHSKRKISFWYGARSRREMFYEEDFDQLQAENDNFRWHVALSDPQPEDNWTGYTGFIHNVLLENYLKNHPAPEDCEFYMCGPPMMNAAVIKMLKDLGVEDENIMLDDFGG from the coding sequence ATGGAAATAATTCTGGGCGTAGTCATGTTCACCCTCATTGTGCTGGCATTGACGGTGATGATTTTATTTGCCAAGTCAAAACTGGTGAATACTGGTGATATCACCATTGATATAAATGAAGATGCGGATAAAAGCTTTACTGCTCCGGCAGGTGACAAGCTACTGAATATGCTTTCCAACCATGGCATATTTGTCTCTTCGGCGTGCGGTGGCGGCGGCTCTTGTGGGCAGTGTCGTGTGAAGATTAAAGAGGGTGGCGGAGATATTCTGCCAACAGAGCTTTCTCATATATCAAAGCGGGAAGCCAAAGAAGGTTGCCGGCTGGCATGTCAGGTTAGTGTAAAGCAGAGTCTGAAAATTGAATTGCCGGAAGAAATCTTTGGAGTGAAGAAATGGGAATGTGAAGTTATCTCTAATGATAATAAAGCTACATTTATCAAAGAGCTAAAACTGAAAATCCCTGATGGTGAAGTTGTACCATTCCGTGCTGGGGGCTTTATTCAAATTGAAGCCGAACCCCATACCGTGAAATATGCTGATTTTGACGTGCCCGAGGAATATCGCGGCGATTGGGATAAATTCAATTTATTCCGGTTTGAGTCAGTGGCCCCCGAGACGACCGTGCGTGCATACTCAATGGCAAACTATCCGCAAGAGAGCGGTATTATCTTGTTGAACGTGCGAATTGCAACGCCACCGCCCTCACTGCCGGAAGCACCGCCAGGAATTATGTCTTCCTATATCTGGTCACTGAAGCCGGGTGACAAAGTGGTTATCTCTGGGCCATTTGGTGAGTTTTTTGCTAAAGATACCGATGCCGAAATGATCTTTATTGGTGGTGGTGCGGGCATGGCGCCCATGCGCTCTCACATCTTTGACCAGCTCAAACGGCTGCATTCAAAACGAAAAATTAGCTTCTGGTATGGCGCACGTTCACGGCGCGAAATGTTTTATGAGGAAGATTTTGATCAGTTACAGGCCGAGAATGATAATTTCCGTTGGCATGTTGCTTTGTCGGATCCACAACCAGAGGATAATTGGACGGGCTATACTGGCTTCATTCATAACGTGTTATTAGAAAACTACCTTAAAAATCATCCAGCCCCTGAAGACTGCGAATTCTATATGTGTGGCCCACCGATGATGAATGCGGCAGTGATCAAGATGCTAAAAGATCTTGGGGTGGAAGATGAAAACATTATGCTCGATGACTTCGGTGGCTGA
- the nqrE gene encoding NADH:ubiquinone reductase (Na(+)-transporting) subunit E, translating into MEHYISLFVRAVFVENMALAFFLGMCTFLAVSKKVSTAFGLGIAVTVVLGISVPANNLVYNLVLRDGALVEGVDLSFLNFITFIGVIAAIVQVLEMILDRYFPALYNALGIFLPLITVNCAIFGGVSFMAQRDYNFPESIVYGFGSGIGWMLAIVALAGIREKMKYANVPAGLQGLGITFITTGLMALGFMSFSGVSL; encoded by the coding sequence ATGGAGCATTACATCAGTCTGTTTGTCCGCGCAGTGTTTGTCGAGAATATGGCATTGGCGTTCTTCCTGGGGATGTGTACTTTCCTTGCCGTTTCCAAGAAAGTCTCGACAGCCTTTGGTCTTGGCATTGCGGTAACGGTCGTATTGGGCATCTCTGTGCCTGCTAATAATTTAGTTTATAACCTGGTGCTACGTGATGGCGCATTGGTTGAAGGTGTGGATCTCAGTTTCTTGAATTTTATTACCTTCATTGGTGTTATCGCCGCCATCGTGCAGGTGCTGGAAATGATACTCGATCGTTATTTCCCCGCGCTGTACAACGCGTTGGGCATTTTCCTGCCACTTATTACTGTGAACTGCGCCATCTTCGGTGGCGTGTCATTTATGGCACAACGCGATTATAACTTCCCTGAATCTATTGTTTATGGTTTTGGCTCCGGTATTGGCTGGATGTTAGCCATTGTCGCGTTAGCGGGTATTCGCGAAAAAATGAAATATGCCAATGTGCCTGCGGGCTTACAGGGGCTAGGGATCACCTTTATCACCACCGGATTGATGGCCTTAGGGTTTATGTCTTTCTCCGGCGTGAGCTTATAA
- a CDS encoding NADH:ubiquinone reductase (Na(+)-transporting) subunit D, which produces MADSKEIKRVLLGPLFDNNPIALQILGVCSALAVTTKLETALVMTLAVTLVTAFSSFFISLIRHHIPNSVRIIVQMVIIASLVIVVDQILRAYAYEISKQLSVFVGLIITNCIVMGRAEAYAMKSPPIESFMDGIGNGLGYGVVLVLVGFVRELIGSGKLFGVTVLETVQNGGWYQPNGLFLLAPSAFFIIGLLIWGLRTLKPAQIEKE; this is translated from the coding sequence ATGGCTGATAGCAAAGAGATTAAACGGGTTTTATTGGGGCCGCTGTTTGATAACAACCCGATTGCGTTGCAAATTCTGGGAGTGTGCTCCGCTCTGGCGGTGACCACCAAGCTGGAAACAGCGTTGGTGATGACTTTGGCGGTGACTTTGGTCACGGCATTCTCCAGTTTTTTCATCTCACTGATTCGTCATCATATTCCAAACAGTGTACGTATCATTGTTCAGATGGTGATTATCGCCTCGCTGGTCATTGTGGTGGACCAGATTCTGCGTGCTTATGCTTATGAGATATCCAAACAGCTATCCGTATTTGTCGGCTTGATTATTACTAACTGCATTGTGATGGGGCGTGCCGAAGCTTATGCAATGAAATCCCCGCCTATCGAAAGCTTTATGGATGGTATTGGCAATGGCCTGGGCTATGGGGTGGTGTTAGTGCTGGTGGGTTTTGTCCGCGAGTTGATTGGGTCGGGTAAATTGTTTGGTGTGACAGTATTGGAAACTGTCCAAAATGGCGGTTGGTATCAGCCTAATGGATTATTTCTGCTGGCACCAAGTGCATTCTTTATCATTGGCTTGCTGATTTGGGGCCTGCGAACCCTGAAACCTGCGCAGATTGAGAAGGAGTAA
- a CDS encoding Na(+)-translocating NADH-quinone reductase subunit C, whose protein sequence is MANDKPRNNDSIGKTLLVVIVLCLVCSVIVAGAAVGLKAKQQEQRLLDKQRNILAVAGLLQPRMPAEDVQREFAQRIEPRLLDLQSGEFIQQDPATFDRAQALRDNQMSIALTPAQDIAGIRRRANVVEIYLVRGESGQIDKIVLPVYGSGLWSMMYAFVAIDTDGKTVRGITYYDQGETPGLGGEIENPIWRNQWIGKRLFDDQGQPAIRIVKGRAPANDPHAIDGLSGATLTSNGVQNSFDFWLGENGFGPFLKKVREGALKNG, encoded by the coding sequence GTGGCGAATGATAAACCAAGAAATAATGACAGTATCGGCAAAACACTGCTGGTGGTTATTGTGCTTTGTCTGGTGTGTTCTGTCATCGTCGCCGGCGCGGCTGTTGGTTTGAAAGCTAAGCAGCAAGAGCAACGTTTGCTGGATAAGCAGCGTAATATTCTGGCGGTGGCTGGCTTACTGCAACCGCGAATGCCAGCAGAAGATGTGCAGCGTGAGTTTGCACAGCGGATTGAGCCGCGACTACTGGATTTGCAAAGCGGTGAATTTATTCAGCAAGATCCCGCGACATTTGATCGCGCGCAAGCATTACGTGATAACCAAATGAGCATCGCGCTGACACCGGCACAGGATATTGCGGGCATTCGCCGCCGGGCTAACGTGGTTGAAATTTATCTGGTACGCGGTGAAAGCGGGCAGATCGACAAAATCGTGTTACCGGTATACGGCTCAGGTTTGTGGTCAATGATGTATGCCTTTGTTGCCATTGATACTGACGGCAAAACAGTACGCGGCATCACCTATTATGATCAAGGCGAAACCCCGGGATTGGGGGGTGAAATTGAGAACCCTATCTGGCGTAACCAGTGGATTGGGAAGCGGTTATTTGATGACCAAGGGCAACCGGCTATTCGTATTGTTAAAGGGCGGGCACCTGCTAATGATCCTCACGCAATAGATGGTTTGTCCGGGGCAACACTGACATCCAATGGGGTACAAAATAGCTTTGATTTTTGGCTTGGTGAAAACGGCTTTGGCCCGTTCCTGAAAAAAGTGCGCGAAGGGGCGTTAAAAAATGGCTGA
- a CDS encoding NADH:ubiquinone reductase (Na(+)-transporting) subunit B: MGLKSFLEKIEHHFETGGKLEKYYPLYEAAATIFYTQGKVTPGASHVRDAIDLKRMMILVWLAVFPAMFWGMYNVGGQAILALNQLYSGVELQQIIASDWHYRLAQLLGASLAPDAGWVSKMVLGAVYFLPIYAVVFVVGGFWEVVFSIIRKHEINEGFFVTSILFSLIVPPTLPLWQAALGISFGVVIGKEIFGGTGRNFLNPALAGRAFLFFAYPAQISGDLVWTAADGFSGATPLSQWSVNGSQSLINTVSGQSITWMDAFLGNIPGSIGEVSTLMILIGGAIILFGRVASWRIVAGVMIGMMATAYLFNWVGSATNPLFAMPWYWHLVLGGFAFGMIFMATDPVSASFTNKGKWWYGGLIGAMCVLIRVANPAYPEGMMLAILFANLFAPLFDYVVIQANIKRRKARGE, encoded by the coding sequence ATGGGCCTGAAAAGTTTTCTTGAGAAAATAGAGCACCACTTTGAAACCGGTGGGAAGCTTGAGAAGTATTATCCGCTGTATGAAGCTGCGGCCACCATTTTTTATACTCAGGGCAAAGTGACCCCGGGTGCCTCTCACGTTCGTGATGCTATCGATCTGAAACGAATGATGATTTTGGTATGGCTGGCGGTATTCCCGGCAATGTTCTGGGGGATGTATAACGTCGGTGGTCAGGCTATTCTAGCGCTGAACCAACTTTACAGTGGCGTAGAGCTACAACAGATTATTGCCAGTGACTGGCACTACCGGCTGGCACAACTGTTGGGCGCATCACTAGCGCCTGATGCCGGTTGGGTTAGCAAAATGGTGCTAGGTGCAGTTTATTTCCTGCCGATTTATGCCGTGGTATTTGTCGTTGGTGGTTTTTGGGAAGTGGTATTTTCCATTATCCGCAAACATGAAATTAACGAAGGTTTCTTTGTTACCTCAATTCTGTTTTCCCTGATTGTACCGCCCACATTGCCATTATGGCAGGCGGCACTGGGGATTTCTTTTGGGGTCGTGATCGGTAAAGAGATCTTTGGCGGAACTGGGCGTAACTTCCTTAACCCCGCTCTGGCTGGGCGCGCTTTCTTATTCTTCGCTTATCCGGCGCAAATATCGGGTGATTTGGTCTGGACTGCGGCTGATGGTTTTTCCGGTGCCACCCCATTATCACAGTGGAGTGTTAATGGTAGCCAGAGTTTGATCAATACGGTCTCAGGCCAATCCATCACTTGGATGGATGCTTTCCTTGGCAATATCCCCGGTTCTATTGGTGAAGTATCCACACTGATGATCCTGATTGGGGGAGCCATTATCCTGTTCGGGCGTGTGGCCTCTTGGCGAATTGTTGCCGGAGTTATGATTGGCATGATGGCGACCGCTTATCTGTTTAATTGGGTCGGTTCCGCAACTAATCCCTTATTTGCTATGCCATGGTATTGGCATTTGGTGCTCGGTGGTTTTGCTTTCGGCATGATTTTTATGGCGACCGATCCGGTGTCTGCTTCCTTTACTAATAAAGGAAAATGGTGGTATGGCGGCTTGATTGGCGCAATGTGCGTGTTGATCCGCGTGGCTAACCCGGCTTATCCGGAGGGGATGATGCTGGCAATTCTGTTCGCTAACCTGTTTGCACCACTGTTCGACTATGTGGTTATTCAGGCCAATATTAAGCGGAGGAAAGCCCGTGGCGAATGA
- a CDS encoding Na(+)-translocating NADH-quinone reductase subunit A — protein MIKIKKGLDLPIAGAPAQVIEEGPAIHHVALLGEEYIGMRPSMLVQEGDWVKKGQALFEDKKNPGVIFTAPACGKVSAINRGDRRVLQSVVIDIDGDEQIPFEHYDSSDLNQLSDEQVQSHLLASGLWTALRTRPFNKTPSPGSRPRAIFVSAMDTQPLAADPQVIIATEFDAFNHGLTVLARLTEGKVHVCHAPGQAVVSHPNAQVTYNEFSGPHPAGLVGTHIHFLEPVSLNKTVWHVGYQDVIAIGKLFTRGELWTDRIVAVAGPQVNQPTLLRTRLGASLSELTAGRLLEGDNRIISGSVLSGTAFSATHGYLGRFHQQVSVIREGREKELFGWVMPGRDKYSITRTTLGHFFKRKLFAFSTDMHGGERAMVPIGNYERVMPLDILATHLLRDLLSGDTDSAQALGCLELDEEDLALCTFVCPGKYEYGPVLRDILTKIEQEG, from the coding sequence ATGATTAAAATAAAGAAAGGACTAGATCTCCCCATCGCTGGGGCACCTGCACAAGTAATAGAAGAAGGGCCAGCTATTCACCATGTGGCTTTGCTCGGTGAAGAATATATCGGGATGCGCCCCTCGATGTTGGTTCAAGAAGGTGATTGGGTTAAGAAAGGTCAGGCGCTGTTTGAAGATAAAAAAAATCCAGGCGTGATATTCACCGCCCCTGCGTGTGGCAAAGTGAGTGCCATCAATCGGGGTGACCGCCGGGTTTTGCAATCTGTTGTGATTGATATTGACGGCGATGAACAAATCCCGTTTGAGCATTATGATTCATCTGATCTCAACCAACTCAGTGATGAACAAGTACAGAGCCATTTGCTGGCCTCTGGCTTATGGACGGCTCTGCGAACCCGACCTTTCAATAAAACTCCCTCCCCCGGTAGCCGCCCTCGGGCTATTTTTGTTAGCGCCATGGATACTCAACCGCTGGCGGCAGACCCGCAAGTCATCATTGCGACCGAGTTTGATGCTTTCAATCATGGATTAACCGTATTGGCCCGACTGACCGAGGGTAAAGTGCATGTTTGCCACGCGCCGGGGCAGGCTGTTGTCAGCCATCCGAATGCGCAGGTGACTTACAATGAATTCTCCGGCCCCCACCCAGCGGGCCTGGTGGGGACTCATATTCATTTCCTTGAGCCGGTCAGTCTGAACAAAACTGTATGGCATGTGGGTTATCAAGATGTCATTGCCATCGGCAAACTCTTTACTCGCGGTGAGTTGTGGACTGACCGCATCGTCGCCGTCGCTGGCCCGCAGGTGAATCAACCGACTCTACTGCGAACCCGTCTTGGGGCAAGTTTATCTGAATTGACTGCGGGCCGGCTGCTAGAGGGAGATAACCGTATTATTTCCGGCTCAGTACTCAGCGGCACCGCCTTCTCTGCTACCCATGGATATTTGGGGCGCTTCCATCAACAAGTGTCCGTCATCCGCGAAGGGCGAGAAAAAGAGCTATTCGGTTGGGTGATGCCAGGGCGCGATAAATATTCAATTACCCGCACCACATTAGGCCATTTCTTCAAACGGAAATTATTTGCCTTCTCCACTGATATGCATGGTGGGGAGCGCGCAATGGTGCCGATTGGTAATTATGAGCGCGTTATGCCGTTGGATATTTTGGCGACTCATTTGCTGCGTGATCTGCTCTCTGGCGATACCGACAGTGCGCAAGCGCTGGGATGTTTGGAATTGGATGAAGAAGATTTGGCTCTGTGTACATTTGTCTGCCCCGGTAAATATGAGTATGGGCCGGTATTGCGCGACATATTGACCAAGATTGAGCAGGAAGGATAA
- the dpaA gene encoding peptidoglycan meso-diaminopimelic acid protein amidase translates to MSKVAPVFAMIMFAMTICLPAVSFSSSASEPVAVSKELKQQLLGSSVYIQIFKEERTLELYARLQGEYRLVQSYRICEFSGGLGPKRREGDFKSPEGFYSIDMRHLKPDSKFYRAINIGFPNDYDLSQGYSGKYLMIHGACKSIGCYAMTDAYMDEIFNYVQTAFIFGQEKVDISIYPFRMTEKNMQRHRNSSDYNFWRQLQPGYEYFAKNRMPPSVSVINGQYVLSRPPTSSAPVSQYAMTKSEALTKSNTLTKTE, encoded by the coding sequence ATGAGTAAAGTCGCGCCAGTGTTTGCGATGATTATGTTTGCGATGACAATTTGCTTGCCTGCGGTATCTTTCAGCAGCTCAGCCAGTGAGCCAGTGGCGGTATCCAAAGAGCTAAAACAGCAATTACTTGGGTCATCGGTCTATATTCAAATCTTCAAAGAAGAACGTACTCTGGAATTATATGCCAGATTACAAGGTGAGTATCGTTTGGTACAAAGCTATCGTATCTGTGAATTCTCAGGCGGACTTGGCCCGAAACGCCGCGAAGGGGATTTTAAAAGCCCGGAAGGTTTTTACAGTATTGATATGCGCCACTTAAAGCCCGACAGTAAGTTTTACCGGGCAATCAATATTGGCTTCCCAAATGATTATGATCTGTCGCAAGGTTATTCAGGGAAATATCTGATGATCCATGGCGCTTGCAAATCAATCGGCTGTTATGCCATGACTGATGCTTATATGGACGAGATATTTAACTACGTACAAACGGCATTTATCTTTGGTCAGGAAAAAGTAGATATCAGTATCTACCCTTTCCGCATGACTGAAAAAAATATGCAACGCCACCGTAACTCTTCAGATTATAACTTCTGGCGTCAGTTGCAGCCTGGGTACGAATATTTTGCCAAAAACCGGATGCCGCCTTCAGTTTCTGTGATCAACGGGCAGTATGTCCTTAGCCGCCCGCCAACCTCCAGTGCACCAGTATCGCAGTACGCCATGACAAAATCAGAAGCACTCACCAAATCAAATACGCTCACCAAAACAGAATAA
- a CDS encoding class II glutamine amidotransferase produces the protein MCELLGMSSNVPTDICFSFTGLVQRGGGTGPHKDGWGITFYEGNGCRTFKDPQPSFNSPIARLVQDYPIKSCAVVSHIRQANRGEVALENTHPFTREMWGRNWTYAHNGQLKGYRQLDTGTFRPIGQTDSEYAFCWLLNQLAKRYPRTPSNWPAVFRYIGTLCEQLRAKGVFNMLLSDGRFVMAFCSTNLYWITRRAPFGKATLLDQDVEIDFQRQTTPKDVVTVIATQPLTGNETWHKIAPGEFALFCFGERI, from the coding sequence ATGTGCGAATTGCTTGGAATGAGCTCAAATGTTCCTACGGATATTTGCTTTAGCTTTACCGGCCTGGTGCAGCGGGGCGGGGGAACTGGCCCGCATAAAGATGGCTGGGGGATTACCTTCTATGAAGGTAATGGCTGCCGCACGTTTAAAGATCCCCAACCCAGCTTTAATTCGCCAATTGCCCGATTGGTACAAGACTATCCAATTAAATCCTGTGCGGTGGTTTCCCATATTCGCCAGGCAAACCGGGGTGAAGTTGCATTAGAAAATACCCATCCTTTTACCCGCGAAATGTGGGGGCGAAATTGGACTTATGCCCACAATGGCCAGCTTAAAGGTTATCGTCAATTGGATACCGGGACTTTCCGGCCTATTGGCCAAACAGACAGCGAATATGCTTTCTGCTGGCTACTGAATCAACTGGCAAAACGTTACCCCCGCACCCCAAGTAACTGGCCAGCAGTATTTCGCTATATCGGCACCTTGTGTGAGCAATTACGCGCCAAAGGGGTGTTTAATATGTTGCTTTCGGATGGGCGTTTTGTGATGGCGTTCTGTTCGACCAACTTATATTGGATAACTCGCCGCGCGCCTTTCGGTAAAGCGACATTGTTGGATCAAGATGTTGAAATCGATTTTCAGCGGCAGACCACACCTAAAGATGTGGTCACCGTGATTGCAACTCAGCCCCTGACAGGTAATGAAACCTGGCACAAAATTGCACCAGGTGAGTTTGCATTATTCTGTTTTGGTGAGCGTATTTGA
- the lpcA gene encoding D-sedoheptulose 7-phosphate isomerase, whose amino-acid sequence MYHDLIRSELNEAADTLANFLKDDNNINVIQRAAVLLADSFKAGGKVLSCGNGGSHCDAMHFAEELTGRYRENRPGYPAIAISDVSHLSCVSNDFGYDYVFSRYVEAVGREGDVLLGISTSGNSGNIIKAIEAARAKGMKVITLTGKDGGKMAGSADIEIRVPHFGYADRIQEIHIKVIHILIQLIEKEMVKA is encoded by the coding sequence ATGTACCACGATTTAATCCGCAGTGAACTGAATGAAGCCGCTGATACTCTGGCGAACTTTTTGAAAGATGATAACAACATCAATGTCATACAGCGTGCGGCCGTATTACTGGCTGATTCTTTCAAGGCTGGCGGTAAAGTCTTGTCATGCGGCAATGGTGGTTCCCATTGTGATGCGATGCATTTTGCAGAAGAACTGACTGGCCGTTATCGTGAAAACCGCCCAGGTTATCCGGCCATTGCTATTTCAGATGTCAGCCATCTTTCTTGTGTGAGTAATGATTTTGGTTATGACTATGTTTTCTCTCGCTATGTTGAAGCTGTCGGCCGTGAAGGGGATGTGTTGCTGGGTATTTCCACTTCAGGTAATTCAGGTAATATCATTAAAGCAATTGAAGCGGCGCGTGCTAAAGGCATGAAAGTCATCACCCTCACCGGTAAGGATGGCGGTAAGATGGCCGGATCTGCGGATATTGAAATTCGAGTTCCTCATTTCGGTTATGCAGATCGCATTCAGGAAATTCATATTAAAGTAATTCACATCTTGATTCAGTTAATTGAAAAAGAGATGGTAAAGGCCTGA